One window of Thermocoleostomius sinensis A174 genomic DNA carries:
- a CDS encoding transposase family protein → MHLNESRQGCKIESLPLPYASNCWPRELVCLEQCFGEIADPRVERTRAHQLLDILAIALFAVLAGVDSWVAIETYGNAKIGQGYKAWSLCNQSVGSGTRTP, encoded by the coding sequence ATGCATCTAAACGAGAGTAGACAGGGGTGTAAGATAGAGAGCCTTCCCCTCCCTTATGCCTCCAATTGTTGGCCGAGAGAGCTTGTCTGCCTGGAACAATGCTTTGGTGAGATTGCTGACCCTAGAGTCGAACGCACCCGTGCCCATCAATTGCTCGATATCCTGGCGATTGCCTTGTTTGCTGTTCTAGCGGGTGTAGACAGTTGGGTTGCCATCGAAACCTATGGCAATGCCAAGATTGGGCAGGGTTACAAAGCTTGGTCGTTGTGCAATCAAAGCGTCGGCTCTGGAACAAGGACTCCTTAG